The Solirubrobacterales bacterium sequence GTCACGGAAAGCGGGGCGGGCCAGCTCTCGCTGACGGCGTGGTAACAGAGGAGGATGGGGTGGCTCATCGGGACCGGATCGAGCGCGTCGCGCTGCGCAGGGCTCGCCGTGCCTTTCCGATCGGCGACGGTCGGATGTGGCAGGAGCCCGGAGACAGACCCACGCGCTTCAGCGCCGCACGGCATTGGTCCAGCTCGTAGGGGATCGCGAAGAAGGTGGCCCGCTCGGGCCCGAGGTCGAGCAGCATGAAACGAGCCCGGGCCCGCAGCTCCCAGGAGCGTGACTGTCCGACCGCGCCGGGGTTGAGCAGGACGGGATCGCCGCCTTGGACGGAGACCGGCCTGCGGGTCGACCTCGCCCCGGAGCTCAACGCGAATGCCCACGGGCGGTGGGTATGTCCGAGGAGGAGGATGTGCGCGTCGCCTTCGTCCTGACTGAGGGTGGTCAGCTGGCGGATGGCCTGCTGCGGCCGTCGCGTGTATTCCTGCACATCGTCGAGCGAGCCGTGGACCATCACGATCCCACCCTGCGCGGTTGCCCGCAGGGGCAACGACTCCAGGAAGGTGCGCGTCTCATCCGCGAGGACGGTTCGCGTCCAGCGGAGGCTCCGCCGAGCGATCTCCGGACAGCGCTCGTCGGAGAGACGGTCGAGGGCGATGAGATCGTGATTACCGGCCACGCAGACGGCGTCCAGCCCGGCTACGAGCTCGACGCACTCGTTTGGGAAGGGCCCATAGCCGACCAGGTCGCCGGCGATCAGGTAGCGGTCGACGCCCTGCCGGCCGAGCGCGTCGAGAACCGCGCGCAGCGCGTGCAAGTTGCCGTGGATGTCGGCGAGGACCCCGTACCGCATGACGGCGTCACCGGGCGGCAGCGTTCGGTTCGACGGACGTCGCCCCGGAGTCTTCGCTGTCGCTCCTCCCCGATAGACGCGTGCGGGCCATCTGCCTCAATCGCCAGAGGGTTGCCCGGGGAAGGGGTAGCGGGTCGTCCCAGGCGAAGCCTGATTTGGCCTCGCAGGCAAGGACCCAGCGAAGCCATCGTGCGGACGAGATGCCTTCTGCGCGCGCCGCTTGGAGGTCGTGCGCGAGGCTGCACCAGTTGACGCCTGCGCGCGAGCCAGTGGATGCCGGTCGGGGGATCCCCACCAGGTCGCTGTACACGAGCGCCGGGAGATTGACCCCGGCGAGCGCTCCTGGGTGGTGCCACAGGTTGAAGCGAGGGTTGATCTCGA is a genomic window containing:
- a CDS encoding metallophosphoesterase encodes the protein MRYGVLADIHGNLHALRAVLDALGRQGVDRYLIAGDLVGYGPFPNECVELVAGLDAVCVAGNHDLIALDRLSDERCPEIARRSLRWTRTVLADETRTFLESLPLRATAQGGIVMVHGSLDDVQEYTRRPQQAIRQLTTLSQDEGDAHILLLGHTHRPWAFALSSGARSTRRPVSVQGGDPVLLNPGAVGQSRSWELRARARFMLLDLGPERATFFAIPYELDQCRAALKRVGLSPGSCHIRPSPIGKARRALRSATRSIRSR